The genomic window ATTTCAATATCCTTTTCGTAGAGATAAAAATGATTGACCCGATACGTTTACAAAACTTGTCTTGCATGAGAACTTTTTTCCTTAGAAGACACCAACATGAATAAACTGACCATAGAAGGCCAACATTTCGACTATAGTGTTTTGGGATACAAAAAACTTTGATCTTCATCAGACGTATTGTTAAGAAAAAGCTAATTATAAAACTTCTACACCGAGAAATCTCCAAGCTGTTGTAAATCCATGCACATTCTAGAATCATAATTACTATTAGGGGACAAGTTGCTGACATCAAGAAGGTGCAAAATAACATCAATGTCATTGATAACGTTATCTTGAACTCCTTGAGTATTTCGAAATTTTACCTTCGAGATATGTTATTGAACATTTGATCCATAATAGAAAAGCTTGAGATAAAACATTATACACGACTGGAAATTGCAGAGCAAGAAACCTTTGTCGAACCTAAATATCATTTCAAAAACTTATTCATTACTTTTCCCTAATAGGAGCTTGCAATTTAAAATTTTGGGAAATAAGTTGTTTCCAAAATACTTCATGAGTAAGACGACATTCATCAAGTGTGACTGCTTCATACCTTGCCCTCATAACTTTTCTGGTTTCACTCGGTGATCCCAATCAACCAAATAATACTTCTTGTTGTCAGGTCCGTGAAGTTTCGAAAACCGAAAGGAAGTAAATACGAGGAGCAAAGAGAACATAAAAGTTAGTATACTTTATTTTGAACGTGGTTTGGATTCCGGATAACAAAACGAGTTTCAAATCTTTTGTCCATTTTGATCCATTTGAGGTTAGACCTATACACCTACTACTCTCCAAGCGGAAGACCTAAATACTTGGTGGAtgaattttgagttttttaaCCCAAAGAAACAACTAGGGACTCCAAATTCTACACCTCCGCAATGGGCAGGGTTGTCTTACATGTTTGGGGTGTTCTAGGCGAAGCCAAATTTTGAGGCTTTTTTATGAATTATCAAATCAGGGCGAGAATTAGGATTTTTGATTATAAGAACACAAAAATTTATATATTTAACGCGATAACTTGGAATGATAACTTGGGGTGTTATAGAAATATCTACGCGGTCTAATAAATTCCCAAATCCATCTATACTTATTTATCTTGAGCAAGTCTTGTAGTGGAATCCAAAATATTCCAAGCTTGGAAAATgtgtggaatgtcaagtctaatagATTCCAAGTTGGTGTCATCCATATTTTTTTCAAGCCATATTCCATAGTTTTCTGGAATCCAAAGAAACGGTAATCCGACTAGCGTTAAACGCTATTTAAAATAGCGTGCTAAAAGATGAAAAATGCTCTTCTAAATAACGTTAAACACTATTCCGAATAGCATAAACCAAGCGCATAAAAGCTATTCTTAATCTAAGCCATGCAATATTTTAGTCAAATACCATTGACCAAGTTAAGCGCTATTTGGATTAGCGTTTCTAAGATTCCATCTCAAAATTTGAACTTTCATGAACAATTCCAAATGTTGAGCTAGAATATTGATGCTGGAATTCTTCCGCCATAAGGCTTCTAGTAAGATAATTCATTTTTTGCTTTTTGCAGGGTTCTTAAAGAGGAGGAAGTGGAGGAGATTGCTCATTTACTAGACTTACTGTCTACTTTTAACAGAAGAGATGGTGATGATGTTAGGGTTTGGCAGAATGGCATAAAGCCTTTCTCTGTGTTAGCTTGCTACAAAGACTTAGAAGTGGATGCTTTGACTCAATTTCCTTATAAGTGTGTTTGGAATCCTAAAATTCCACATGAAGTAATCTTCTTTGTGTGGAATTTATGTTATACTGCTACTCCAACACAAGACACTTACAGGAATCAAATTATTGTGAATGGTTGTCTGCTTTGCAAAAAGGCAGCAAAATCCAATCATCATTTGTTTCTTCACTGTGACACTACAAGAGAGTTATGGCGTTACTTTTTGGAAGGTTACAACTTAACTTGGGTGTGTCaggcaacaataaaagatacaatttggaaatggagaagaaaaaaatgtaaTACAATCAGTTTGAAAAGGAGAATATGGGACATTATCCCTTTTACCATTTGGTGGGCAGTGTGGTTGGAAAGGAATGCTAGAGTTTTTAATGGGAAATATAAGGATATGGAGAACCTTAAGGACAGTGTTAAGATTTTGATCTATAACTGGTGCACATGGACTACTATCTTTGAAGGCATTGAATTCAATACTGTTTTGAATAACCGGGGCACTGTAATGCACTAGTGTAGTTTTGTTTTTGGGGTTAGCTTCTGTTTTTTCCACTGTATTTTCAGCCCTGCTATAATTGAGTTGTTTGGTTATTGTTTTTCGGTTTGTTACCCTCTTGGTGATGACTGAACTTTTAATACATCTTGACCTTtttgagccaaaaaaaaaaagaaaagataattcattTTTTTAATGGTGTACCCTCGAAATGGAATTAATTCCAACTCAATAGTTTCCTTATTGTACGAATATACCTCAAGAGGTAGTGAAATCTAACGGATCATAATTACACCACAAAAATAGGTGGGACCCACAAGCGCTAATTAGTATTAGGCTGGCATTTTCGTATTTATGTTCGTCTTCCGTACAACAGATCTTTCTCTCCCTGACATTTTTCTGTAAACACCCCGACCGTTGTTCATCCGAACTTCCGGTTTTTCCGAAATAATCACACACCGGAAAAAACCAAATAATTTAAATCTCAAAAAAACACCAAACTGTTCTGATACCAATATACCCCGACATATATCCCCCCTTAATCCAAACCGTTTATAAATATCATCTCGAGAGAAAACAACAGTAAAATCATACGGATGACAATTTCATATCAACTCCCTAAGGAGAACTACAAAATGATTTTCTAAAATAGTAACGTTACACCTGAAGTTCTCTAATTACCAAGTACCAACTCAACCACTTTCTCTCTTCGTCCCTACTACTCTTCTCCTTCACACTCTCCTGAAAAATGTTAGGGTTAAATATTTAGGGTTCAGAAATTACCTTTACAGAAAAATAATGGGAAACTGTTGTAGATCTCCTGCTTCAGTAGCAAGAGAAGATGTAAAACCAAGAAACTCAGTACATCACGAGAACAAGAATCACTACAACAAGGAAAATGAGACAACTAAGAAGACGATTAGAGTGTTGAATGAGATTTCCAAAGTAAAGATTGAAGAGAAATACTTGATAGATAAAGAATTAGGGCGAGGAGAATTTGGTGTTACGTATCTATGTATTGGTAAAGAGAGTACGGAATTGTTGGCGGTGAAATCGATATCAAAGAGGAAGTTAAGAAGTAATGTTGATGTTGAAGATGTAAGAAGAGAAGTAGAAATAATGAAACATTTACCTACCAATTCGAATATTGTGAGTTTAAAAGAAACATATGAAGATGAGAATGGTGTACATTTAGTTATGGAATTATGTGAAGGTGGTGAGTTGTTTGATAGAATTGTTGCTAGAGGTCATTATAATGAAAGAGCTGCTGCTAGTGTTGTTAAAACTATTGTTGAAGTTGTTCAAATTTGTCATAATTATGGTGTTATTCATAGAGATTTGAAGCCGGAGAATTTTTTGTTTGCTAATAAAAAGGAGAATTCGCCGTTGAAAGCTATTGATTTTGGATTGTCTATATTTTTTAAGCCTGGTAAGGTCTAATTTTTCCTATTACTATGCTCCATGTATTAGATTTTCTGTttgttgattttaggttgtttatatgttgatggcattggggattttttggtgATGTTTATGTTTGATTGAGTAAAACTGTGAATTTCTGTGATGGTCGTGGCTTGGTAGGAATTGAAGATTGAATAAAACAGTTGAGAGTTTTTGGTTGTCTGTGGAGTAGAATGTTTTCTTAGAAACTGGTGTGTATTGTGCTAACAAATTGTGTTAGCCTTAGGTGTGTTGTGACGCGTGATTCGCAAACTAATTGGTTAGGGGGAATTAGGAGGTAATTTGACAAAGAGACAGATCATTTAACGCGGGGACTTGAAATTGTTGCGTAAGTGCTTTTGAGTTCACTATTGCAGGAAGGTGTTAAATGTGTGACGATCATTTTAGGAATGCGTCTATTTGTATTAAACAACCCTGAACTTATAATCTACTTCCCTTAATTAAATTggatttatatttttttcttttcttttttaatatattAATGATTGgtgtttgtttgtttatttaacTTGTAGGGGAGAAGTTTTCAGAAATTGTGGGAAGTCCATACTACATGGCACCAGAAGTGCTTAAGCGGAATTATGGACCAGAAATAGATATTTGGAGTGCAGGTGTCATTCTATACATCTTATTGTGCGGAGTTCCACCATTTTGGGCTGGTAAGATGGTTTACTTGTGCAACAATCAGATTGTTTTTTAATGTTCTTTCTTTACTAGTTTTCATCTTTTTTTAGTAGTATGCTGTTCAGTTAACCATTACTACGAGTGGTGGTTCCTTATATAGGATGGGTTTGTATAATGCAGAGTCAGAGCAAGGAGTTGCTCAAGCTATTATACGTGGAGTAATAGATTTTAAACGAGATCCATGGCCCAACGTTTCTGAGAGTGCCAAGGATTTGGTTTCTAAAATGTTGCAAGCTGACCCAAAACTACGATTAACCGCAAAGCAAGTGCTTGGTATAGTAGATTTCTTTCCCATACTATTTTAAAAGCAACAATGAATCACATAATCCTCGCAAATTTGAACACTTTCAGCGTACTGTAATTTTGCATCATTTGGTGCTTTTTATTTACAATTATACAAACCTCATATATACTTATATTGTATAAGAACAtgcatcttttttgtttttcttgtacTTGATTTCAAGTAGAAAACATGGTCTTTCAATTCCACCCCTGCCCATCCATTCGCATAAAAGAAAACTGTTGATTCTTAAAAGTTATTTTGCACGCATAGGGATTTTACTACTGCAGTTTCTAACAGCTCACTATGTCCAAATATATACAGTTTGTAGTAACTCCCATGCTTTCAAAAGTATGTTTTCCATGATATATTCCTTCTGACTGTTCACAGAGCATTCTTGGCTACAACATGCTAAAAAAGCTCCAAATGTTTCTCTTGGGGATGTGGTCAAATCAAGACTGAAGCAGTTCTCGGTGATGAACAGATTCAAAAGAAAGGCCCTAAGGGTTGGTTTGACAGTACTTATTCTGCTTcgttttccttaattttcttttgttgttattTTAATATGTATTTCATTGGAATTAAATTAGGTTATTGCTGAGCATTTATCTGTTGAAGAAGTTGAAGACATTAAAGTGATGTTTCAGAAGATTGACACAGATAATGATGGTATTGTGTCAGTTGAGGAACTAAAAGTTGGCCTTCAGAAATTTGGTTCTCAGCTGGCGGAGTCTGAAGTACAGATGCTTATTGAAGCTGTAAGTATATTTAAGTACCGCTTGTGTATAACACTAGAACTGTCTCCTAACCTTGCTATCATTACTAGCTAGCAGTACTAATTCCTAATGTAGTCCAGCTTTGGTTCTATTGATTCATTTCTTATAGTTGATATATTCAATTTCATTTCTGATACCATGAAAGTAATTGTTCATGAATCTAAGTTGGTAAAGTAGCACATGAATGCCAGTTAATATATAGATGGAGAATATTTTTATAGAAGGCAAGAGACACATTGCATTGCACAGCTGACATGGAGGTTATACTACTCTAAGCTGCAGTTTTATCCAAAAATTTTCAGTAATGACAAATGATGATGATATTGTCTTGATGGGAAGAGAACTACCTTGTGTTAGGAAATCATGATTTCAAACCCATGAACCGACCTTTTTTAATTGTTATTGCGGGAAGGTCCTCGTATTCCTCTTGTGTACCCTGGACTCCACCCAATCCATACTATTGCAACCTATGAGCCATTGACCCTTAAAAATTCCTAATTCAAATACCTATGGGCTCTTGTGTGGGTAACAGTGGTCCCTAGACTACTTCCTAAATTCTTCATTTAGGAATTAAAATTAAATCAAGTTTATAAATAAGAGTTCTGTGGGTAGGTTTAAACAGTAACTTTCAATGGTTTCCTACTATCTGATGCTGAGCAAATTGTAATGCCTAGTATAGAGAATTTTCCGCTTCCCCTTTGATTTGTTATTCAAACAAGGAAAAGTTATTAATATTTCTAACAAGAACAGGTTCGTCATAACAGGTAGACACTAACGGTAAAGGGACAATGGACTACGGCGAATTTGTTGCAGTTTCCCTCCATTTACAAAGGATGGCTAATGATGAGCATCTCCGCAGAGCATTCTCATACTTTGACAAGGACAGCAATGGTTACATTGAACTACAAGAGCTTGAAGATGCCTTACTGGAGGACGGAACTGAAGACTGTGCAGATGTCGCAAATGACATCTTCCACGAAGTAGACACTGACAAGGTAGAAATATTTCAGTCTGttgaacaaatttttttttgattcaaatctTTTGAATCTCACATTACTTTATGGATGGACTGCAGGATGGAAAAATCAGTTACGATGAGTTTGCTGCAATGATGAAAACTGGAACTGACTGGCGCAAGGCTTCAAGACACTACTCTAGAGGAAGATTCAACAGTCTGAGCATAAAGCTGATGAAAGATGGGTCTCTAAATATGGGTGGGGAACCAGTAACTAGTACATAAACATCATGGTTTACACTCATTGAGGCTGGCAAACACTTGTATTTGTTCCACGTTACCTGaaattcctttttatttttgtacaatTATTTCCAGGCCCGGCTCTGAAGCCTGGCAAGCCAGTCTCCAGCCCAGAGtagaaaagaaaatacaatttaaAGGCCAgaatttgttatttggttataaTTGTGGTTAAACAACATCAGTAAGGTCAGGATAAGGAGCAAATGTAGTgtgcttttttcttttcttttttttttttcgaaaaagaggCAAGCCTCAAATATTGACTAATAAAACCAATTCAATATCGGACTCGTTACAGGGATGATCAAGGATCATATACATTAATCAAAGTTTTATAGACTCCACCAATTCATAACTAAACATTCAACCATTCATAAAGACCAAATAAGTAACATAACTAAGTCTAAACTTGCTAGAATCACTAAGCACCAGTGTACTACTTGTCCTATGTGTGATCGGAATGTATAATGTCCTCAACATCTGTTTGTTTCCTGTAATGGTGCAAGGAATATTTGGAACAAGATAGATGACAGACTGTTTAGCTTTCTCTTAACTATAGATTTACATTAATGGGTGAGTCATTTGTTTCCAACAGGTAACACCTTTGTAGCTCCGGATTTTATGTATGTGGTTCATATGGAAGGCAAGATGTGCTAAAACTTTTGATGATGTGAATCCCAATGTTGATACTATAGCTAATGCCATTATCATGCAGATGAATGATTGGAGGAGTTCCCTGCTTCTATATTCCAGTAATAATCAAGTTacaagataggcacatcattactggTCTCCACCAACTAATGATATGATAGAAATTAATTTTGATGCATCATATGTAGACAGTAATAGTCATTCTGGATGGGCACTAATAGCTGGGAATTTTGCAGGTGACTGCGATGGATTGTGAGGAGATGCAGATACTGCAGTAGATCCAGAGCATGCAGAGGCACAAGCTTTATTGAATGCAGTCCTGTAGGCAAAACAAAAAGGCTTGGCAAAACTGCACTTGGAGAGCGACAACCTAAACGTGATTAATGCAATGAATGGATTACACACTACTGTGAAGTGGACAACACACACCATAATAATAGATGCTTTAGACATTcttagttcattttctttttggtCATGCACATATGTGCACAGAGATGCAAATAATTTAGCAGACAGTCTATCTAAGTTTGCAAGATCTCAACCTGTTTGCTTTCAATATTCCATTAATTACCCTGATTGGATTCAAACCTTGATCCAACAGGATAAAACTCTCATGTAATCCCTTATTTTTAAATTTATATTAtctttcatattaaaaaaaacataACTAGACTAAAAGGCCAAAATTGTTTCAAACATAAAAATTTGCACTCCGCAAAAATGCAGCAGCGAGATCTTTTGAAAGATCCAACCAAGGTTTGGAataaaccaaggaatttcaatcACTTGGATAAGAGGGTAATAATAACAGTATCAAGGGTCTGAATCGGTAACTGAGTCTTTGTATCTTTTGATATCTATgaagttgttgatgttgttgctaAACAAGGTTTCATTGTTGTCGATGTGATCTCCATTGCTGTTGAATGACTTGTTCTTCTAAAAAAAATCAGTATTAGAATCAGAGAAGAAAACCTTTGAAGATTTGGAAGAACTCAGCAAGAAATTACTCCCAATCAAAAAATCGTAAAAGtgattctttttttgaaaaatagcaaattggaaactaaaattgaactaAGTAAACCTACATTTACTGAtgaaataagaaagaaaagaggATGAACAGAAGAAGCTCAAGATggggtgggtgggtgggggggATCTGAACAGAAGAAGCTCAAGATGTCGGTGTTTCTACGATCGCAGAgttataggagagagaaaaagttACTACTATTACTTTTGGAAACCACACTGATATATAACAGATATAATGTACTTCTTACATAACATTTTGTATGTTTTTCCAGTTCAATTACTTTACGTTGTTAAGAAGTAGAACTTTAAGAACCCAATCCCCATCTTATTGTAAAGTAAACTAgtaaatattatttattttgttatgatttaaagaagagataaaaataggaggaaaaaagaaaatacaattgtacTCATGTTTACGTAAATACATAGTTTTAAGCCTCTATAGGGATAAAAACTTAGTACCCCAAATAAATGGAAACCTTAATCTTATACATAAAGGGAATCTTAGTCCTGATAACATTGTGTTTAAGTTATTACAATATTCCAGgaaaaatcaaaagagaaaaacctaaAATTACGTAAGCATGTATAAACCTAAAATAGTGTTGGACATGAATATGTTGCCTTGCTAATACCTTGATAAAGAAACCCCTTTCgaaaaaaccttgacgaaggaaaaaaagCACAATACGAGAAGTTCAGTGAGTGCATCTTTGATGATAGCGCTCCCCCCGATGAGCACTTATACTTTAATCTCGTCTTGCAAATCTTTTGAGTCGAGATTTTACAATTTCAATGAAAAATTTCTTGAATATTGGATATAACAATGCTATCGTGAAAAAATATGCTAGTTGATGtagttttctttagtttttcACAAGCTGTATTTTTTTCGAATAATAATGTTCTCGAGTTTTCATGCTTGTTTAAATATATTGAGGAACTGTGTCATGGATTGCTATCTTATCGGAGATGATTTGTAAaagtagttgatgtagtttcttcaacaaagtgccaagATATGAATACATTACCTTAAATGAGTAAAAACCATATTTTTGACTAAACCTTATTGGTTCAGAAGGACATCCAAAATCCTAGGAGATGACTATGTTGATTTGGTCTAATCAAATGTGGGCATATACTAAATAATCGAATTTATATAACTCCACTAAGTTGAATAAATTTCCTTACTGAAACCTTATCAATAAAACCAAATGATAAAAaatttggacgaaggaaaaagatcaCAATATCGATATTTTGAATGAAAATTCAGTGCCAGCGAGATGTTGCGTCACTAATACCTTGTCAAGAAAACCACATcggacaaaacctgaaacgaatAAAAAGTGTACAACTTTTGACTTATTTATGGATGCTAAGTCAACTATGTGGGTGTTACATGAAACAAGTATCAAAACAGAGTGTGTAGTCTATTTAATAGACAAGTTTTGTGCAAGCATAATTTTAAAACTGCAGTCTGAAAACAAAGATGAAAAAGTTATGCCGCTTAAACGTGGATTTTAGTGCTTTTAAGGACTCTTCAAGAGATCTATAAAACTAATCTCATCAACTAGTCCGTACTTTGGTATTTTGTAAATTGTGAAGTAGCAGTAATCACAAGTCCTTTTATGTTTTTTGGTCATGGTTTATGTGATGATTTGTGTTCTTGATACATCACTTCCACCTACTTTGAACGATCCAAGCGTGAACTGCTTATAATGGTGAAACATCTATAATATAAAGGTATTTTGAGCTATTAGGGTCATGTTATGCTACAATTAGATTTCTAATCCTCTTGATTGTTTTACTAGTATGAAGGTATTTATTTATCCTCCTCTTAGtaaaagaaaatcattttccttctCTAAATGCATCAAGGTAGCTTCAATCCAGGTTCCAAATGTGGTCATGTGGTCATAAATTGCACTTAAGCAAATATTCAAAATATTAAAAAGTAATCAAGTGCGGTCATATAACATTGATTACCATTCTAACTTCAATGCCTAAAAATGATACTTAGGGTTTAAAGTAATCAACTGAAGAAAGATTCAAAGGTTGATGATTTAATGTGGTCCTGTTACGCTctcaaggaaaagaaataacaaagggTAATAACATGAAGGCAATCGCAGAATCAGACGACAAAATTAAGTAGAGGAACAATAAGGGACAAGTTTACTGATCGACGGAGAAAATAAGAAATGAAAAGTCTTTGAGAAATGCAGTACAAAAAGAACGGGCTTGGACACAAAAAAATAATCGGGAGTATAACATGTCAATTTTGTAGAAACATTCTGATTCTCTTTCGTAGAAATATAAAGGGACATACGCCTATCTGCTTTTTTTTTGTGTCCAGGCGGTGCTAATTTTTATCCTTGAAAATCTTTTTTATAATCAACATTTCAAAGCTCAGCATAGCCTTGTGGTTTTTCTTATTACCTTTCTATTGCTAAGATGAATAAGTTAACTATGTCGAGCAGTCGCATATTGACTCGTTTTAATCCCATTATGACTTTCCTGTATATTAATATGATTTATTCAGAACGAGTTGGTCAAGATTTTTAATAGTTGACTGGTCAACAGTTGAATCTCTGAGAAAGGATCTATCAAAGAAAATATTAAATATATATAGATAGAAAGCTTAATACCTAGCTAATATCGAGGACCCTTACACAAAATCCATCAAGATATTTAGGGGGAGGGGGGAGGGATTTACATCACAATTCCACTCCTTTTTACTACCGTCCTATCATCTTTATTTCACCTCTTCACTTTTCTCATTAATTTGTAACCACCCCCAATAGTAGTAATGGATACGAACATCTTAATTTTATTGTAAATGTTCAAATTTATCTCCTTATAACACAGAGAGTTTCCTTTGTGATGAACATATCTAataagaatttttatttttattttttctctattttctatATATGCTTTTAGCTTATAACACGTTATCAAGCACGTAGTTTTAATCACTAAGCAAATATTACGATCGATCCACGGTTTTCTATTGTTTTGTTAAAGCACAATCAaccatttttccttgtttttataAAAACGAAAACCTTTTTTTATTAGGTTTAATATCATACACAAAGAAAACAGATACTTATATCCATTTTTGTGTGTGTaatatattaatttttttatatatatatagttacATCATATGAGAACATGGAACGTTGATAAAGACGTGATTCTTTTCCACCGTTGTTCACATATCCAAACTCATTGtgtttgttagagcatggctcggttgaacctaccaagcgttggtatgtcgagtttggttgtcatattttagtgaatcaaaactcatgttaagagtcgcttgattatgtactagagtcaaattcgtataggttagcttgaaagtattaggatatgagacattacaagtactgcgaagtcttaaagatgtgaagaagcgaggagctacaacgacaacaatcatccttccacctgaggttagtgatatttgacttgaactgtttcatttcctaacgtatctttcaagtcgtgcatgttgaaaacataactgcgaagcatatttga from Papaver somniferum cultivar HN1 unplaced genomic scaffold, ASM357369v1 unplaced-scaffold_19, whole genome shotgun sequence includes these protein-coding regions:
- the LOC113338784 gene encoding calcium-dependent protein kinase 13-like, which gives rise to MGNCCRSPASVAREDVKPRNSVHHENKNHYNKENETTKKTIRVLNEISKVKIEEKYLIDKELGRGEFGVTYLCIGKESTELLAVKSISKRKLRSNVDVEDVRREVEIMKHLPTNSNIVSLKETYEDENGVHLVMELCEGGELFDRIVARGHYNERAAASVVKTIVEVVQICHNYGVIHRDLKPENFLFANKKENSPLKAIDFGLSIFFKPGEKFSEIVGSPYYMAPEVLKRNYGPEIDIWSAGVILYILLCGVPPFWAESEQGVAQAIIRGVIDFKRDPWPNVSESAKDLVSKMLQADPKLRLTAKQVLEHSWLQHAKKAPNVSLGDVVKSRLKQFSVMNRFKRKALRVIAEHLSVEEVEDIKVMFQKIDTDNDGIVSVEELKVGLQKFGSQLAESEVQMLIEAVDTNGKGTMDYGEFVAVSLHLQRMANDEHLRRAFSYFDKDSNGYIELQELEDALLEDGTEDCADVANDIFHEVDTDKDGKISYDEFAAMMKTGTDWRKASRHYSRGRFNSLSIKLMKDGSLNMGGEPVTST